In Hermetia illucens chromosome 1, iHerIll2.2.curated.20191125, whole genome shotgun sequence, one genomic interval encodes:
- the LOC119659321 gene encoding uncharacterized protein LOC119659321, whose protein sequence is MFLAKVKRNIHAKQEDFEEVMDYLFKEVRETKRIDPSKLPRPDYEMIREDVFREYHDFIEILDHLEDAGHPLLEKFDEYRVALRAAAATLFDTVELIGIFGRDRANYIEEELYYIYWLCNHYHITREMYERSKIELLLLLRQQGKLDSACDHAYLRRLGNFLSKSKYCSRRVMTEGVP, encoded by the exons ATGTTTCTGGCAAAAGTCAAACGTAATATACATGCTAAACAGGAGGACTTTGAAGAAGTTATGGATTATCTCTTCAAAGAAGTTCGTGAAACAAAAAGGATCGA TCCAAGCAAGTTACCCAGACCAGACTATGAAATGATTCGAGAGGATGTCTTTCGTGAGTATCACGATTTCATTGAAATCCTTGATCATCTTGAAGATGCCGGACATCCTCTCCTCGAAAAATTCGATGAATATAGAGTG GCGCTAAGAGCAGCAGCAGCTACGCTTTTTGATACGGTCGAACTTATTGGTATATTTGGTAGAGATCGTGCTAACTATATCGAGGAGGAGCTATATTATATCTATTGGTTGTGCAATCACTATCATATTACGAGGGAGATGTATGAACGTTCAAAG ATCGAGTTACTCCTACTCCTTAGACAGCAGGGAAAGCTGGATTCGGCATGTGATCACGCCTATCTTAGGCGATTAGGAAATTTCCTTAGCAAGTCCAAGTACTGCTCGAGAAGGGTTATGACTGAGGGTGTTCCTTAG